AAGTTGGGCTGGTCCGCCCGGTGGAGGGGGGCGAAATGATCCGTGAGGATGGCGTGATGTTTCGCGTGGATGCGGGAACTGAACCCTCGGATACAGCCAGAGTTTTGCAAGGCTTTGTCGAAAATTCCAATGTGAATCCCATCGCACAGATTGCCCGCATGATCGAGGTGCAGCGCGCTTATGAGCTGGGCCAGAGCTTTTTGAAAACCGAGGATGAACGGATTCGAACGGCGATGAAATCTTTGATGACTTAACCTGAAATAGGAGCGTTTTATGCGTGCCCTGAAAATAGCTGCCACCGGTATGATGGCGCAACAAATGCGGGTTGAAACGATTTCGAACAACCTGTCGAACATGTCCACCACCGGCTATAATGCCCGCCGGGCAGAATTTGCCGATCTACACTACCAGCAAATGTCGCGGGCCGGGGCGATCAATGCCTCGGATGGAACGGTATTGCCAACCGGTGTCCAATTGGGGCTGGGTGTGCGCCCTGCTGCGATCTCGGTACAGCTTGCCCAAGGCGGGCTTTCACCCACGGGCGGTGATCTGGATGTTGCGATCAACGGTAAAGGGTTTCTTGAGGTGACGCTGCCGTCGGGCCAGACGGCCTATACCCGGGATGGCGGGTTGAAGCGCACGGGCGAGGGGCTGATCGTTACCTCGGACGGTTATCCGGTTGCGCCAGAAATTGTGATCCCGGACGATGCTCGCAACATTTCAATCAACCTTGACGGAGAGGTGTACGCCTATTTCGAAGAAAACGCGGCGGGGCAGTTACTGGGTCAATTCAATTTGACCGGGTTTTCCAATGCCAAGGGTCTTGAGGCGCTGGGCGGTAACCTGTTTTCTGAA
This DNA window, taken from Sulfitobacter pacificus, encodes the following:
- the flgG gene encoding flagellar basal-body rod protein FlgG translates to MRALKIAATGMMAQQMRVETISNNLSNMSTTGYNARRAEFADLHYQQMSRAGAINASDGTVLPTGVQLGLGVRPAAISVQLAQGGLSPTGGDLDVAINGKGFLEVTLPSGQTAYTRDGGLKRTGEGLIVTSDGYPVAPEIVIPDDARNISINLDGEVYAYFEENAAGQLLGQFNLTGFSNAKGLEALGGNLFSETEASGPPQISTPGIDGLGTLRQGYLEDSSVDAVREITELIEAQRGYEMNAKVISAADQMMGATTQVR